The following are encoded in a window of Octopus sinensis linkage group LG23, ASM634580v1, whole genome shotgun sequence genomic DNA:
- the LOC115223404 gene encoding putative tyrosinase-like protein tyr-3 produces MALVRACVSLLLIALFYNYATVQVSAYSDFANSDCRDENVDCRYWAATGECKTSAEFMNKECRKSCQLCKSMHQTQPAVDECLDQHKKCPHWASVGECDKNPKYMHKYCEKSCQLCEDCADQNEDCAFLTSIGDCSKNPSYMYTKCKKSCKMCLSNAHVPSVSENCLDQHKKCPHWASVGECDKNPKYMHKYCKKSCQLCVACIDKNAKCAQWAKRGECDINPVYMHKHCKRSCFICS; encoded by the exons ATGGCCTTAGTCCGTGCTTGTGTGTCCTTGCTGCTTATTGCACTCTTCTATAACTATGCAACTGTTCAG GTGTCTGCATACAGCGACTTTGCCAATTCCG ATTGTCGTGATGAAAATGTTGATTGTCGTTACTGGGCCGCTACCGGAGAATGTAAAACTAGTGCAGAGTTCATGAATAAAGAATGTAGGAAATCTTGTCAGTTGTGTAAGTCCATGCACCAAACTCAACCAGCAGTTGATG AATGTCTTGATCAACATAAGAAGTGTCCTCATTGGGCCTCTGTCGGAGAATGTGACAAGAATCCGAAATACATGCATAAGTACTGTGAAAAATCTTGTCAGTTGTGTGAAG ATTGTGCTGATCAAAATGAGGATTGCGCATTTTTGACCTCTATCGGAGATTGTAGCAAGAACCCTAGCTACATGTATACAAAGTGTAAGAAATCTTGTAAAATGTGTCTTTCTAACGCTCACGTTCCAAGTGTATCTGAAA ATTGTCTTGATCAACATAAGAAGTGTCCTCATTGGGCCTCTGTCGGAGAATGTGACAAGAATCctaaatacatgcataagtacTGTAAAAAATCTTGTCAGTTGTGTGTAG CCTGCATTGATAAGAACGCTAAATGTGCTCAATGGGCCAAAAGGGGCGAATGTGACATAAATCCAGTTTACATGCATAAACACTGTAAACGGTCTTGCTTTATCTGTAGCTAA